From Cupriavidus oxalaticus:
GACTTCACGCCCGAAACGCCGACGGCACCGACCACCTGCTCGTTGGCGACGATAGGCACGCCGCCCTCCAGCATGCCCTGCAACACCGGTGCGGTCATGAACGAATAGCGGCCGTTGTTGATCATGTCTTCGTAGATCTTCGATTCACGACGGCCCAGGGCGGACGTACGGGCCTTTTCCGCGGCGATATGGGCCGAGATCGGCGCGGCGCCGTCCAGGCGCTGCATCGCCAGCATATGGCCACCGTCATCGACCACGACGATGGACACAGCCCAGTGATGGTTCTTCGCTTCGGTTTCCGCCGCGGCCATGATCTTCTTCACATCGTCTGCCGTCAGAACCGTCTTTTGCTGCATGCCACTCTCCTGGTCATTCATTTGGTTGGAGACCGAAGTATACCCCGCACCCCATGCCATCGTCATCGCGCCCACGCGGCAGCGGCGGGCAAGAAAATGGCCCGCACAGGCGGGCCATTCGTCATGCAGACACGGCGGCAATCAAGCGCCGTCGGTGTACGGATCCGGCTTGCCGATGCGGGCACCGTCGGTGTAAGGGTCAGGCTTGCCGATGCGCGCGCCGTCGGTGTACGGGTCGGTCTTGCCGACGCGGGCGCCATCGGTGAACGGATCGACCTTGCCCATGCGGGCGCCGTCCAGGTACGGGTCAGGCTTGCCGGTCGCGGCGAACGAGGCGGTGGACACTGCGCACAGCGCGGCCAGCACGGAGGCGGCGGCAATTGATTGTTTGAGCTTCATGAGATTCCCCTTGCAATTCTGGTCGGTAAGGCACCGCGGCGGACGACTCCTAAAACAAAAAAAGCCGCCGTCATCGCGATGTCATGCCTCTAGTTTAGGGAAAACCCTTAAGACGATAGACGTGACGCTTTGAGCAGTCCGTTCAAATAATTTGATGGGCGTCAAACTAGGGAATCATCCAGGGAACCGGCGCCTGCGGCTCGTGTCGCGATATGCAAGCCAAAAGGAAAGGGCCCCGCAGGGCCCTGTATTCCACAGCGTTTCGGCGCCGGCCGGTCAGTCGTGACGCCAGCGGCCATGACCGCGGTAGCCCGGCGGACCATAGTAACCGTGGTGATGGCCACCATAGTAGCGCGGCGGGCCATAGTAGCGCGGGCCGTAGTAGACCGGGCGCGGACGCACCACCACGGCCGGCGGGCCGTAGTAGACCGGTGCCGGGGCCACCACCACCGGCGGCGCATAGTAGGCCGGAGCGGGCGGATAGTAGGCCGGCGCGCCAACCACGACGCCCGGCACGCCAATCGCGACGCCGACGCTCACATGGGCCATCGCGGCCCCGGATGCCAGCCCGGCTGCGACACCGAATGCTGCGAGCCACCAACGTTTCATATCCGCCTCTCAGAATTTGAGATTTCTCTTACTCGGTATTGTAGAGGGCCTGAATTTTCCAGGTGCAACCGAAGGCACGACATTGTTACTAGCCGTAACAGTGCGTCACTTTTTCCTTCCGCGACGCCATCTGCTTGGCCAAGCAAATTAAAGCCTGCGGCGCGCTTGCATCCGGATTGCGAAGCCACCACAATACCGGGCTTGCCGTGCGGCCGTGGAGAAATTGGTAGACTCAGCAGACTTAAAATCTGCCGCCTTTCCAGGCGTACGGGTTCGAGTCCCGTCGGCCGCACCAGGGCCACCGCAGCGGCAACCTTGCGCCAAATACAAAAGAGGAGGCTCTCGCCCCCTCTTCAGATCCTTCGCGCTGGGTCGTGCTTTACGCCGCTTTACGCCATCATTTAGGCCATCATTTAGGCCATTACGTAGCACATCAGCGCACCGACCCCCATCAGGAACACAAACAGCACCCCGGCCAGTGCCAGCGGCTTGCGTCCGGCGCGCACCAGGTCGCCGATGCGGGTATGCAGGCCGATGGCCAGCATCGCACACGCCAGCAGCCAGTTATCCAGCGCGATCAACGGGGCCTTCCAGGCAGCGGGCACCGTGCCGGCCGAGTTGAGTGCCATTACCGCGACAAAACCCACCGCAAACCACGGCACCGACTTCAGGATCCCGGAGAAGCGGCCCTTGCCGGCAGGTGCCTGGCCTGCCTCGGCCTTGCCTTGCGGCCACAGCGCCATCACCAGCAGTAGCGGCCCCAGCGCCAGCACGCGCACCATCTTGGCCACCACCGCGGCATCGGCGGTCGGCTCGCTGATCATTTTGCCCGCGGCGATCACCTGCGCCACTTCATGCAACGTCGCGCCGGTGAAGATGCCGAACATGCGCTCGCTGACCGACCAGTGCCAATGGCCGTTGGCCAGTTCGAACAGATAGGGATAGAGCAGCATGCCGACGGTGCCGAACAGCACCACCGTGGCGACCGCCACCGCGGTCTGGCGATCGTCGGTGCGTACCACCGACGACACCGCGATGGCCGCGGCCGCGCCGCAGATGGCGCTGCCGGAACTGACCAGGATCGCTTCGCGGCGGCTCAGGCCGAAGAAGGTCGTGCCGACCCAGGTGCCGAACAGCAGCGTGGCGACCAGCATCGTCAGCGGCACCACGATACCCGGCAGGCCCAGCGCGACAATGGACGCGAATGTCAGCCGCAGGCCGTACAGTGCCACGCCAAGCCGCAGCAGGTAATGGCGCGCCACCTGCATCCCGGGTGCCAGCGGCGCCAGCCAGTGCTTCGGCAGCGTATTGGCGGCGACCATGCCGGCGCACATGGCGAGCGTCAGCGCGCTCAGGCCGTAGCGGGCAATCGCCGGATGCTCGGCCAGCGCCAGTGCCAGCCAGGCAATGCCGCCCAGCGGCACCAGCGTCAGCAGGCGCTGTGACCAGGGCGGGGAAGCCGCTGCCGGCGTGACGACTGCGGTGCGGGGGGCGCTGCTGGAAGTGGCGGAAGACATGGCAGTTCACTTGTTATGTAGTGACTCCAGCGTACTGGCCCGCCCCTAACCCGTAAAACGGGTAATATCGTTATGCGTTATCTATTCTTTCGATATGGAATCCCGTCCAGAGCCCCGCCCCGAGCAACGCCCCCTGCGCCTCACGCTGCGCCAGCTGTCCGTCTTCGTCGCCGTGGCCCAGCACGGCAGCACCATGGCAGCCGCGCAGGCGCTGGCGATGTCGCAGTCAGCGGTCAGCGCTTCACTGGCAGAGCTCGAACGTGCGCTGGACAGCCCGCTGTTCGATCGCATCGCACGCCGGCTCAGCATCAACGAGACCGGCCGCCAGTTCTTCCCGCGCGCGCTGGCGCTGCTGGACCAGGCGCATGAGCTGGAGCGCTTTGCCACACAGACCGGGGTGCAGTTGCGCATCGCGGCCAGCAATACCATCGGCAGCTATATCCTGCCGCCGCTGCTGGCGGGATTCCGTCATTCGCGCAGCGGGCCCTGCACGCTGGACCTGCGCATCGGCAACACCCGCGAAGTGCTGCAGTCGCTGCTGCAGTTCGAAGCCGACATCGGCCTGGTGGAAGGCGCCAGCCACGAGCGCGACCTGCGCAGCATGCACTGGTGCGATGACGAGATGGTGGTGGTGGTTGGCCCGTCGCATCCGCTGGCGCTCACGCCGAACGACCTGGTGGCACTGCGCGACGCCGAATGGATCGTGCGCGAACCGGGCTCGGGCACGCGCGAGGTGATCGAGGAACGCCTGGTGCCGTTGCTGGGCGAACTGCGCTTCGCGCTGGAACTGGGCAACGCCGAAGCAATCAAGCGCGCGGTGATGAGCGGCTTCGGCGTCAGTTGCCTGTCGTTGTACGTGGTGCGCGACGAACTCGCGCAAGGCACGCTGGTGGCGATCCGCGAAGGCTTGCCGCGCATCGTGCGGCCGCTGCAACTGGTCGTGCACCAGGACAAGTTCCCGACGCAAGGCCTGCTGGCCTTCACCGAATACCTGCGCACCATGGCGCCGCGTATCGGCGCGTGACGCCTCCTGCGGGCCGCCTGAGCGCGGACAGCTATGCCGCCTGCGGCTCGCTGCGCTTGCTGCGCGCGGTGTACAGGTCGAGCAGGTGGAACAGCACCGGATTGAGCATGATCGACAGCAGCGCACCCGCCAGGATCAATGCCTGGCCGCGCTCGGGCAGGATGTTCAGGTACACGCCCAGGCTCGCCAGGATGAAGGAGAACTCGCCGATCTGCGCCAGGCTGACGGCAATCGTCATGCCGGTCTGCCCGGAGTGCCCGAACACCCGTACGATGCCCATCGCCGCCAGCGATTTGCCGACCACGATGATAAACAGCGTCGACAGCACGCCCCATGGGTCGTTGACCAGCACCATGGGATCGAACAGCATGCCGACCGAGACGAAGAACAGCACCGAAAAGGCATCGCGCAGCGGCAACGATTCTTCGGCCGCGCGATGGCTGAATTCAGATTCGGCCAGCACCATGCCGGCAAAGAAGGCCCCCAGTGCGAAGGACACGCCAAATAGTGAATACGCGCCATAGGCAACGCCCAGCGCGGTCGCCAGCACGCCCAGGCGGAACATCTCGCGATTGCCGGTCCAGACGATGCGCTCGAGCATCCACGGAATAAAGCGGCGCCCGATCACCAGCATGACCGCGACAAAGGCGGCGACCTTGCCCAGCGTCGAGAGCACCGCCAGCAGGACGTCGCCGGTGCCCGGACTGCCTTCGGCGCCGGCGTCCGCGGCGCCGGCAAGCAGACCCGCCATCGCTGGCAACAGCACCAGCGCCAGCACCATGGCCAGGTCTTCAACGATCAGCCAGCCTACTGCGATCCGCCCCTG
This genomic window contains:
- a CDS encoding heme-binding protein; amino-acid sequence: MQQKTVLTADDVKKIMAAAETEAKNHHWAVSIVVVDDGGHMLAMQRLDGAAPISAHIAAEKARTSALGRRESKIYEDMINNGRYSFMTAPVLQGMLEGGVPIVANEQVVGAVGVSGVKSTEDAQIARAGIAALGL
- a CDS encoding YeiH family protein; translated protein: MSSATSSSAPRTAVVTPAAASPPWSQRLLTLVPLGGIAWLALALAEHPAIARYGLSALTLAMCAGMVAANTLPKHWLAPLAPGMQVARHYLLRLGVALYGLRLTFASIVALGLPGIVVPLTMLVATLLFGTWVGTTFFGLSRREAILVSSGSAICGAAAAIAVSSVVRTDDRQTAVAVATVVLFGTVGMLLYPYLFELANGHWHWSVSERMFGIFTGATLHEVAQVIAAGKMISEPTADAAVVAKMVRVLALGPLLLVMALWPQGKAEAGQAPAGKGRFSGILKSVPWFAVGFVAVMALNSAGTVPAAWKAPLIALDNWLLACAMLAIGLHTRIGDLVRAGRKPLALAGVLFVFLMGVGALMCYVMA
- a CDS encoding LysR family transcriptional regulator, whose translation is MESRPEPRPEQRPLRLTLRQLSVFVAVAQHGSTMAAAQALAMSQSAVSASLAELERALDSPLFDRIARRLSINETGRQFFPRALALLDQAHELERFATQTGVQLRIAASNTIGSYILPPLLAGFRHSRSGPCTLDLRIGNTREVLQSLLQFEADIGLVEGASHERDLRSMHWCDDEMVVVVGPSHPLALTPNDLVALRDAEWIVREPGSGTREVIEERLVPLLGELRFALELGNAEAIKRAVMSGFGVSCLSLYVVRDELAQGTLVAIREGLPRIVRPLQLVVHQDKFPTQGLLAFTEYLRTMAPRIGA
- a CDS encoding cation:proton antiporter, whose translation is MHHATPLISTIVGGIVLAFVLGAIASKLRLPPLIGYLCAGIVVGPHTPGYTADQALAPELAELGVILLMFGVGLHFSIKDLMAVKRIAIPGAVVQIGIATFLGMLVAWGFGWSWGQGLVYGLALSVASTVVLLKALQERDLVESPQGRIAVGWLIVEDLAMVLALVLLPAMAGLLAGAADAGAEGSPGTGDVLLAVLSTLGKVAAFVAVMLVIGRRFIPWMLERIVWTGNREMFRLGVLATALGVAYGAYSLFGVSFALGAFFAGMVLAESEFSHRAAEESLPLRDAFSVLFFVSVGMLFDPMVLVNDPWGVLSTLFIIVVGKSLAAMGIVRVFGHSGQTGMTIAVSLAQIGEFSFILASLGVYLNILPERGQALILAGALLSIMLNPVLFHLLDLYTARSKRSEPQAA